The following proteins are co-located in the Armatimonadota bacterium genome:
- the atpC gene encoding ATP synthase F1 subunit epsilon produces MASAFQLSIVAPDRKVVETQVSSVTAPGTEGYLGVMAGHIPMIVSLKPGLLEYRDMNSQEHYVAIDGGFMEINATSVIVLAEGAKLSGDIDLKAAEAELEEARRALRGESSSMSTEEATEHMERALARIKAARLR; encoded by the coding sequence ATGGCTTCTGCTTTTCAACTTTCGATTGTTGCACCAGATCGCAAGGTGGTTGAGACTCAAGTGTCGTCGGTCACCGCTCCAGGAACCGAAGGCTATCTCGGCGTGATGGCTGGCCACATTCCAATGATCGTCTCGCTCAAGCCAGGTCTGCTGGAATATCGAGACATGAACAGCCAAGAGCACTATGTGGCGATCGATGGCGGGTTTATGGAAATCAACGCGACTTCGGTGATTGTGTTGGCAGAAGGCGCAAAACTCTCCGGCGACATCGACTTGAAAGCCGCCGAAGCTGAGCTCGAAGAAGCTCGTCGGGCATTGCGAGGCGAATCTTCCTCGATGAGTACCGAGGAAGCTACCGAGCACATGGAACGCGCACTCGCCCGAATCAAAGCCGCTAGGCTTCGGTAA
- the acnA gene encoding aconitate hydratase AcnA: MNSFGAKSVLEVGPNSFDYYRLGACATEAQLNRLPFSLRVLLENLLRTEDGVNITRDDVQSVLAWDPKATPDREISFTPGRVLLQDFTGVPCVVDLAAMRDAIAKFGGDPKKINPLQPVELVIDHSVQVDAYGSDAALQINRDLEYSRNQERYEFLRWGQQAFDNFKVVPPNTGIVHQVNLEYLARVVMTNGKLAYFDTLVGTDSHTTMINGLGVLGWGVGGIEAEAAMLGQPVSMLIPQVVGFKLNGKLSEGVTATDLVLTVTEMLRAHGVVGKFVEFYGAGVCALPLADRATIANMAPEYGATMGFFPIDEETLRYLRVSGREEGQIALVEAYAKAQGMFLAPDSPEAEYTSYLELDLSTVEPSVAGPKRPQDRILLRSARESYYAAFPNIARPGSATATATMVKPAIERNSETELTDGDVVIAAITSCTNTSNPSVMVAAGIVARKAAALGLKPKPWVKTSLAPGSKVVTEYLTSSGLIGDLDKIGFNVVGYGCTTCIGNSGPLPEEISKQIQAGDLNVVSVLSGNRNFEGRVNAEVKANYLMSPPLVVAYALAGTIQIDLTTEPLGIDDRGNPVFLKDIWPTQHEVAEIVGTHIRSDMFRRMYNGVFEGDEKWQGIAVSASEQYDWNPTSTYVKRAPYFDDMPLEAPSKVKELTALRCIAVLGDSITTDHISPAGSIKSNSPAGSYLSAHNVSLHLFNSYGSRRGNHEVMVRGTFANIRLRNQIAPGTEGGFTTYWPTEEVTTIFDASEKYAAAGIGVCVLGGKEYGSGSSRDWAAKGPNLLGIKFVLAESFERIHRSNLVGMGILPLQFIQGESVASLGLTGKETFSVIGLADAVASGFANGKEIEVRVEDESGNDRIIKAIVRIDTPKEIEYYRHGGILLYVLRSLLKD, from the coding sequence ATGAATAGCTTTGGCGCAAAATCGGTGCTCGAAGTAGGGCCCAACTCGTTCGATTACTACCGGCTGGGGGCATGCGCCACTGAAGCGCAACTCAACCGACTCCCATTCAGCCTTCGCGTTCTGCTCGAGAACTTATTGCGAACCGAAGATGGCGTGAACATCACCCGCGATGATGTCCAATCTGTTCTCGCCTGGGATCCCAAAGCCACTCCAGATCGCGAGATTAGCTTCACTCCTGGCCGGGTGCTCCTCCAAGACTTCACTGGTGTACCTTGCGTCGTGGACCTAGCCGCAATGCGCGACGCGATCGCCAAGTTTGGTGGCGACCCAAAGAAAATCAATCCGCTCCAGCCAGTAGAACTCGTCATCGACCACTCGGTTCAAGTCGATGCCTACGGAAGCGATGCTGCACTGCAGATCAACCGCGACTTGGAATACAGCCGAAACCAGGAGCGATACGAGTTTCTGCGTTGGGGCCAACAAGCATTCGATAATTTTAAGGTTGTTCCGCCAAACACGGGAATCGTCCACCAGGTCAATCTGGAGTACCTCGCCCGAGTTGTGATGACCAACGGCAAGCTGGCATACTTCGACACTTTGGTCGGTACCGACAGTCACACGACGATGATCAACGGCCTGGGCGTTTTGGGTTGGGGTGTTGGCGGTATTGAAGCGGAAGCCGCTATGCTGGGCCAGCCAGTCAGCATGTTGATCCCACAAGTGGTCGGATTCAAGCTCAATGGCAAATTGAGTGAGGGTGTCACCGCGACCGACCTCGTCCTTACAGTTACAGAGATGCTCCGCGCACACGGCGTGGTCGGCAAGTTTGTAGAGTTTTATGGTGCGGGCGTTTGTGCGCTACCATTGGCAGACCGCGCTACCATCGCCAACATGGCTCCGGAATATGGCGCGACGATGGGATTCTTCCCGATCGATGAAGAGACTCTTCGATACCTTCGCGTTAGCGGCAGAGAAGAAGGTCAGATTGCCCTAGTTGAGGCGTACGCTAAGGCGCAGGGGATGTTCCTCGCGCCAGACAGTCCAGAGGCGGAATACACCAGCTATTTGGAACTAGATCTGTCAACCGTCGAACCGAGTGTCGCAGGGCCGAAGCGTCCGCAAGATCGAATTCTTCTTCGATCAGCCCGGGAGAGCTACTACGCTGCGTTTCCAAACATCGCTCGCCCCGGCAGTGCAACCGCAACGGCTACTATGGTGAAGCCAGCGATTGAACGCAATTCGGAAACCGAACTCACCGATGGAGACGTGGTGATCGCAGCGATCACGAGCTGTACAAACACGAGCAATCCGAGCGTGATGGTTGCGGCTGGAATTGTGGCCCGGAAGGCCGCAGCTCTCGGGCTCAAGCCAAAGCCATGGGTCAAAACATCGCTCGCGCCAGGATCAAAGGTGGTGACGGAGTACCTGACTTCCAGCGGACTCATCGGTGACCTCGACAAGATCGGTTTCAACGTGGTGGGCTACGGATGCACCACCTGTATCGGTAACAGCGGGCCGTTGCCAGAAGAAATCAGCAAGCAAATCCAAGCTGGCGACCTGAACGTAGTCAGCGTGTTGAGTGGCAATAGAAACTTTGAAGGCCGTGTCAATGCGGAAGTGAAGGCAAACTATTTGATGTCACCTCCGCTCGTCGTGGCATACGCTTTGGCAGGCACCATTCAGATCGATCTGACCACGGAGCCGCTCGGAATTGATGATCGTGGGAACCCGGTCTTCTTGAAGGATATCTGGCCCACTCAACATGAAGTCGCTGAGATTGTTGGCACCCACATCCGGTCCGATATGTTCCGAAGGATGTACAACGGGGTCTTCGAAGGCGACGAAAAGTGGCAAGGCATCGCGGTTTCGGCCAGCGAGCAGTACGACTGGAATCCAACCAGCACCTACGTCAAGCGCGCTCCGTACTTTGACGACATGCCGTTGGAAGCTCCAAGCAAGGTCAAGGAACTGACCGCGCTGCGCTGTATTGCAGTGCTGGGAGATTCAATCACCACGGATCACATCTCGCCAGCGGGTTCGATTAAGAGTAACAGCCCTGCGGGTTCTTACCTCTCGGCGCACAATGTTTCGCTCCATCTCTTTAATAGCTACGGTAGTCGCCGCGGCAACCACGAAGTGATGGTGCGCGGAACCTTTGCCAATATCCGACTCCGAAACCAAATTGCACCCGGAACAGAAGGTGGATTTACGACATACTGGCCGACGGAAGAAGTCACAACCATCTTCGATGCGAGTGAAAAGTACGCCGCCGCCGGAATTGGCGTCTGTGTCTTGGGTGGCAAGGAATATGGTTCAGGATCAAGCCGAGACTGGGCTGCAAAGGGTCCGAATCTGCTTGGGATCAAGTTCGTCCTCGCCGAAAGCTTCGAGCGAATTCACCGTTCGAACCTCGTTGGAATGGGAATTTTGCCGCTTCAGTTCATTCAAGGTGAATCGGTGGCATCGCTCGGCCTGACCGGCAAAGAGACTTTCTCGGTTATCGGACTCGCCGACGCCGTTGCCTCCGGATTTGCGAATGGCAAGGAGATCGAAGTGCGTGTCGAGGATGAGTCTGGAAACGATCGAATCATCAAGGCGATCGTTCGAATCGATACTCCAAAGGAGATCGAATACTACCGTCACGGCGGCATCTTGCTCTACGTTTTGCGCAGCTTGCTCAAAGACTGA
- the hemW gene encoding radical SAM family heme chaperone HemW has translation MNPVSVYVHIPFCPSKCGYCDFNSYAMTGEIVDRTTAAILSEIRKSPWAGRPAKTIFFGGGTPTFLEAQDQIEILNAIMEAHPPTADCEITSEANPGTVDQSKFAALRQAGFNRISLGGQSFAPEELKQLGRVHGQGDIHRAVYAAHEAGFENINLDLMFALPGQTLARWKSNLDFALQLPVNHLSLYCLTIEPNTRFHKLHQRGLLEVLDEDRQTEMYDLAASRCAENGFEHYEISNFCKPGFQSRHNLAYWRCEEYLAYGPGAVGCFDDGEGRHRYTNLKHPTGYSKAVESGANLWCEHEILTDENRRLEQLMMGLRLSEGVSISGLPIDQSELQKLVHRGWLNAESDRLKLTDEGRHFCSEVALCLA, from the coding sequence ATGAATCCAGTCTCGGTCTACGTCCACATTCCGTTTTGTCCCTCGAAATGTGGCTATTGCGACTTTAACTCCTATGCGATGACCGGCGAAATCGTTGACCGGACGACTGCCGCGATCTTGAGCGAAATTCGAAAGTCTCCGTGGGCGGGTCGCCCAGCCAAAACGATTTTCTTTGGCGGCGGAACGCCGACATTTTTGGAAGCGCAGGACCAGATTGAAATCCTGAACGCCATCATGGAAGCCCATCCTCCGACGGCCGATTGCGAGATCACGAGCGAGGCCAATCCAGGAACCGTGGACCAATCCAAATTCGCCGCGCTCCGTCAAGCAGGCTTCAACCGAATCAGCCTGGGCGGACAGAGCTTTGCACCGGAAGAACTCAAGCAACTCGGCCGCGTCCATGGTCAAGGCGACATCCACCGCGCAGTGTATGCCGCGCATGAGGCGGGATTTGAAAACATCAATCTCGATTTGATGTTTGCCCTACCGGGGCAAACGCTCGCTCGCTGGAAATCAAACCTCGACTTCGCGCTACAGCTTCCAGTAAATCACCTGTCGTTGTATTGCCTGACCATCGAGCCGAATACACGGTTTCACAAGCTACATCAGCGCGGATTGCTGGAGGTCTTGGACGAGGATCGACAAACAGAGATGTACGACTTGGCGGCCTCTCGGTGTGCCGAAAATGGGTTTGAACATTACGAAATCAGCAACTTTTGCAAGCCCGGATTTCAGTCACGGCACAACCTCGCGTACTGGCGATGCGAAGAATATCTGGCCTATGGTCCGGGCGCAGTCGGATGCTTTGACGATGGCGAAGGGCGACACCGATACACGAACTTGAAACATCCGACTGGGTATTCCAAAGCGGTCGAGTCTGGCGCCAACTTGTGGTGCGAACACGAAATCTTGACCGATGAAAATCGAAGGTTGGAGCAACTGATGATGGGGCTCAGATTGAGTGAAGGCGTCTCGATATCCGGCCTTCCAATCGATCAAAGCGAACTCCAGAAACTGGTCCATAGAGGCTGGCTCAACGCAGAAAGTGATCGGCTCAAACTCACCGATGAAGGTCGGCATTTTTGCTCCGAAGTGGCGCTTTGCCTGGCCTAG
- a CDS encoding type II/IV secretion system protein, whose amino-acid sequence MAQPRLSWKEFLISKNLVTKEQLVEAEKVASQTGQKVEKSLVKLGFCGEREVIGAQAQEAGVGFVDLDRVPIESSAINVLPARIASTHNVIPVKKDGNSIYVAMSNVNNIDALDAVRISTGGLRVIPVMAVPGAIEDAIRKYYSGAEAAPEQAAPGPANSAANSPAAMSAAARQAIAEAGAGRTAFDDGADGGDADAEKMAEQAPIIRLANAVIQQAIADRASDIHVEPQGRAVRVRYRIDGVLMEAMTVPKNLQAPLISRLKIMSDMNIAERRVPQDGRIEVRHANKDYDMRVNAIPTPFGEKIVMRILDKSSVMLGLNKLMFSDENLLRIEELVSQPNGMFLCTGPTGSGKTTTQYSVLNKLNTVGVNIVTVEDPVEYQLPGIAQVQVNKKAGLSFATALRAFLRQDPDIIMVGEMRDLETAEIAIESSLTGHLVLSTLHTNDAPSATLRLVDMGVEPYLISATVIGVLAQRLARRIDPNNKEPYTVKAIDLRRFGMEMSDPDEEVTLYRGIPAEENRMTGYRGRMGVHELMTMNAEIAELVVRRAPLGDIKMAAKANGMKELREDGLFKVLDGVTDPSEVMRVVFTAGY is encoded by the coding sequence ATGGCTCAACCTCGATTAAGTTGGAAAGAGTTCCTGATCTCCAAAAACCTGGTTACCAAGGAGCAACTGGTAGAAGCCGAAAAGGTGGCTTCTCAAACGGGCCAGAAAGTCGAAAAGTCCCTCGTTAAGCTCGGTTTTTGCGGCGAGCGTGAGGTGATTGGTGCCCAAGCTCAAGAAGCTGGGGTTGGATTTGTTGACCTCGACCGAGTACCAATCGAATCTTCGGCAATCAATGTTCTTCCTGCCAGAATTGCCAGCACACACAACGTTATCCCGGTCAAAAAAGACGGCAATAGCATTTATGTGGCGATGTCCAATGTCAATAACATTGACGCGCTGGATGCCGTTCGAATCTCTACCGGTGGCCTTCGAGTCATTCCGGTGATGGCCGTGCCTGGCGCGATCGAAGATGCGATCCGAAAGTATTATTCCGGCGCCGAAGCCGCACCAGAACAAGCCGCTCCTGGACCAGCGAATTCCGCCGCGAACTCGCCTGCTGCGATGAGCGCAGCCGCCCGCCAAGCCATTGCTGAAGCTGGCGCAGGACGAACCGCTTTTGATGATGGCGCTGACGGTGGTGATGCCGACGCTGAAAAGATGGCCGAACAGGCGCCAATTATCCGATTGGCAAACGCGGTCATCCAGCAAGCGATTGCAGACCGCGCTTCGGACATCCACGTGGAACCGCAAGGCCGAGCCGTGCGCGTCCGCTACCGAATTGACGGCGTTTTGATGGAAGCGATGACTGTGCCAAAGAACTTGCAGGCACCGCTCATCAGCCGTTTGAAAATTATGTCGGACATGAACATCGCCGAACGGCGAGTTCCTCAAGACGGCCGTATCGAAGTTCGACACGCCAACAAGGATTACGACATGCGTGTGAACGCGATCCCGACGCCGTTTGGCGAAAAGATCGTTATGCGTATTCTGGACAAGTCGAGCGTTATGTTGGGCTTGAACAAGTTGATGTTCTCAGACGAGAACCTACTGCGCATCGAAGAATTGGTGAGCCAGCCCAACGGAATGTTCCTTTGTACGGGTCCGACGGGTTCTGGAAAGACCACCACTCAATACTCAGTGCTTAACAAGCTCAATACCGTTGGCGTGAACATCGTCACGGTCGAAGACCCGGTCGAGTACCAGCTTCCTGGCATCGCACAGGTGCAGGTGAACAAGAAGGCGGGCTTGAGCTTTGCAACGGCGCTTCGAGCGTTCTTGCGGCAAGACCCTGACATCATCATGGTCGGTGAAATGCGTGACCTTGAAACGGCTGAAATTGCGATTGAGTCGTCGCTCACCGGTCACCTTGTGCTTTCTACCCTTCACACCAACGATGCTCCGTCCGCGACGCTTCGTTTGGTGGACATGGGCGTTGAACCTTATCTGATTTCGGCAACCGTTATCGGCGTTCTAGCCCAGCGACTTGCTCGTCGAATTGACCCGAACAACAAGGAGCCTTACACCGTGAAGGCGATTGATCTTCGCCGGTTCGGAATGGAAATGAGCGACCCGGATGAAGAAGTCACGTTGTACCGAGGCATTCCGGCTGAAGAGAACCGAATGACCGGATATCGCGGACGAATGGGCGTCCACGAGCTGATGACTATGAACGCGGAAATCGCCGAATTGGTCGTTCGCCGCGCACCGCTTGGCGACATCAAAATGGCCGCGAAGGCAAACGGCATGAAGGAACTCCGCGAAGACGGACTGTTCAAGGTTTTGGACGGCGTGACCGATCCAAGCGAAGTCATGCGCGTTGTGTTTACAGCAGGTTATTAA
- a CDS encoding ABC transporter permease — protein sequence MNWVLAPLTFVGESSIIFWDAIRRLFRRPFEFGEVANQIGFVALNSVPIVALTTFFSGSVLALYSAEILVRYGASTLAGATVGLAVTREIAPVLAGIMVAARCGSTMAAQIGSMVVTEQVDALRALNVHPTNYLVIPRIVACVVGVPFLCLIGCYAGIIGGMILAQTAGVPNQAFLNSLRQFVMPWDIIGGLIKTLFFGLIIAVVACQQGLRSRDGAVGVGRATTNTVVISMVLVYAANFVLAAILY from the coding sequence ATGAATTGGGTTTTGGCGCCGCTCACCTTTGTCGGGGAATCTTCGATCATCTTTTGGGATGCGATTCGCCGCCTTTTTCGCCGCCCGTTCGAATTCGGTGAAGTGGCCAACCAGATCGGTTTCGTTGCGCTGAATTCGGTGCCGATCGTCGCCTTGACAACGTTCTTTTCCGGTTCGGTTTTGGCACTCTATTCAGCCGAAATCCTGGTTCGGTACGGCGCATCAACTCTGGCGGGAGCAACCGTTGGCCTCGCTGTCACGCGAGAAATCGCGCCTGTTCTCGCTGGAATCATGGTCGCTGCCCGATGTGGCTCAACCATGGCCGCGCAGATAGGATCGATGGTGGTCACCGAGCAAGTGGATGCTCTTCGTGCCCTCAATGTCCATCCAACCAACTATCTGGTGATTCCGAGGATCGTGGCGTGCGTGGTCGGCGTACCATTTCTCTGCCTGATCGGGTGCTATGCCGGAATCATAGGAGGGATGATCCTAGCTCAAACTGCGGGAGTCCCGAATCAAGCCTTTTTGAACTCTTTGCGCCAATTCGTGATGCCGTGGGACATCATCGGCGGGCTGATCAAGACTCTATTTTTTGGGCTGATTATTGCGGTCGTCGCCTGTCAACAAGGGCTTCGTAGCCGGGATGGTGCGGTGGGTGTCGGAAGGGCGACGACCAACACCGTCGTGATCTCGATGGTCCTGGTTTATGCGGCAAATTTTGTTTTGGCCGCCATCCTGTATTAA
- a CDS encoding arginine--tRNA ligase, whose amino-acid sequence MIRNVLQQKIQVALAKLQDGGVISRADYPVPDIAEPKQPEHGDYACNIAMTSAKLSGQNPRAFGEALATVLSSDPDFLAVEVAGPGFLNFRLNPAFAASFLSDVIREGESFGKSKSENPLRINVEFVSVNPNGPITIGSGRGAAYGSTLCNVLEAAGNTVHREYYINDGVNSEQMRLFAVSVKALAEGHPVPENGYKGDYVQAVADQIAVDNPGLAAADKPVEWYQIESQRLMLKAQKEALTAFGVEFDTWFSEQSLHDGGQVAKEFETLLKGGVADELPIRKVLKLAKGGKIEDVQEETQASEEGEGSTSTAWLRSTKFGDDMDRVLRRRDGRLTYIASDVAYHWDKFTRPADADKLITVLGPDHHGYIGRLLAVVGALLLAEGKVQDPTPGGELSEIEAKLYFSPQDRDRSLAALALARQKLEVQIFQLVRFMKDGAPAPMRKRDGNIYALIDLIREIGQKLRPDEAPEIQNETGRDVARFFYLMRSHDTTFDFDLNLAETKSDENPVFYVQYAHARICSILEKAGDQSGEVKLELLQNPKEVALIRQICDLPYQIQRCAEDYGVHRLVNYAIELARSFHHFYGECRVIQEEEPELTKARLTLCRAAQVALQSALKMLGVSAPTKM is encoded by the coding sequence GTGATTCGGAATGTCCTCCAGCAAAAAATTCAAGTTGCACTTGCCAAGCTCCAAGATGGCGGTGTGATCTCGCGGGCGGACTACCCTGTTCCCGATATTGCTGAACCCAAACAGCCCGAACATGGCGACTACGCTTGTAACATCGCGATGACCTCGGCCAAGCTCTCTGGACAAAACCCGAGAGCATTCGGTGAAGCGCTAGCAACCGTGCTGAGCTCTGATCCAGATTTTCTTGCGGTCGAAGTCGCTGGGCCAGGATTCTTGAATTTTCGCCTGAATCCCGCGTTCGCTGCGAGCTTTTTGTCAGATGTCATCCGCGAGGGGGAGAGCTTCGGGAAGTCCAAATCCGAGAATCCACTGCGCATCAACGTCGAATTTGTCTCCGTCAATCCGAACGGACCTATCACCATCGGATCCGGGCGAGGGGCAGCCTACGGTAGCACGCTTTGCAACGTTCTGGAAGCTGCCGGAAACACAGTCCACCGCGAATACTATATCAACGATGGCGTTAACAGCGAGCAAATGCGACTGTTTGCGGTATCGGTTAAGGCACTTGCCGAGGGTCATCCCGTTCCCGAAAATGGCTACAAAGGGGACTACGTTCAAGCCGTAGCTGATCAGATCGCGGTCGATAATCCAGGCCTCGCCGCAGCAGATAAGCCGGTCGAGTGGTACCAGATCGAATCCCAGAGGTTGATGCTGAAAGCCCAAAAAGAAGCGCTGACCGCGTTCGGAGTGGAATTCGACACTTGGTTCAGCGAGCAGTCGTTGCACGACGGTGGGCAGGTCGCCAAAGAATTTGAAACCCTTCTAAAAGGCGGCGTCGCTGATGAACTTCCCATTCGAAAGGTGCTCAAGCTAGCGAAAGGCGGCAAAATCGAGGACGTTCAGGAAGAAACCCAAGCTAGCGAAGAAGGTGAAGGATCGACTTCCACCGCTTGGTTGCGCTCGACGAAGTTTGGCGACGACATGGACCGAGTGCTTCGCCGCCGCGATGGAAGGCTGACCTATATCGCGAGCGATGTCGCCTACCATTGGGACAAATTTACTCGCCCAGCCGATGCCGACAAGCTGATCACCGTTCTGGGGCCAGACCACCACGGCTACATCGGCAGGTTGCTTGCGGTTGTCGGCGCGCTACTTTTGGCAGAGGGGAAGGTGCAGGATCCAACCCCAGGAGGAGAACTTTCTGAGATCGAAGCCAAGCTGTATTTCAGCCCACAAGATCGCGATCGATCCCTAGCCGCACTCGCACTAGCACGGCAAAAGCTCGAAGTTCAGATTTTCCAGCTCGTACGCTTCATGAAAGATGGTGCGCCGGCCCCGATGCGCAAGCGTGACGGCAATATTTATGCTCTGATAGACCTCATCCGCGAGATCGGTCAGAAGCTACGACCGGACGAAGCACCGGAGATTCAGAACGAAACCGGACGGGATGTCGCACGCTTCTTTTATCTGATGCGGTCGCACGACACGACGTTCGACTTCGACCTCAACCTAGCCGAGACGAAGAGTGACGAGAACCCGGTTTTCTACGTTCAATATGCCCACGCGCGAATCTGCTCGATCCTAGAAAAGGCTGGTGATCAATCCGGCGAAGTCAAGCTAGAGTTGTTGCAGAATCCAAAGGAAGTTGCCCTCATTCGCCAAATCTGCGACTTGCCCTATCAGATTCAAAGGTGCGCCGAAGACTACGGCGTGCACCGATTGGTGAACTACGCGATCGAATTGGCGCGAAGCTTCCACCATTTCTATGGCGAGTGCCGGGTGATCCAAGAAGAGGAACCTGAGCTGACCAAAGCGCGTTTGACCTTGTGTCGAGCGGCCCAAGTCGCTCTACAGTCCGCGCTGAAGATGTTGGGCGTTTCTGCTCCAACGAAGATGTAA
- a CDS encoding zinc ribbon domain-containing protein — translation MKCPRCHADNPAGASFCMRCANPLGAPPAVTSMPVLPKSNSPWKWITGLAVLALICAGLGMSGLLRFNAQPANRDMLRSEARHKPELLAVEKKPDNNLTQVPVEAQAQMPAEIREWLEHLRKTEEARQRLCMGQIGEFTVTMTKLQVAGAADMLKDMMGGDETALQEEPQEPSSTTEVHQAFESAQKDWRELRAHFESKIPPRECEAAADAYNVALSETSGMMLDLMSALDRAVSGTDEDKQAVVGELSKMKGSSKAIDEAGGKTDAEVQAICDHYKVRKWFGIASDIGGGGLFNGTGIGF, via the coding sequence ATGAAATGTCCTAGGTGTCATGCCGACAATCCCGCCGGTGCTTCGTTCTGCATGCGATGCGCCAATCCGCTCGGCGCGCCACCTGCAGTGACTTCGATGCCGGTTTTGCCAAAGTCCAATTCACCTTGGAAATGGATCACGGGACTCGCCGTCCTTGCGCTGATCTGCGCGGGACTGGGGATGAGCGGCTTGTTGCGGTTCAACGCACAGCCAGCAAACCGCGATATGCTGCGCTCAGAAGCTCGGCACAAACCGGAACTCCTTGCAGTCGAGAAGAAGCCGGACAACAATCTCACGCAGGTTCCCGTTGAGGCTCAAGCCCAAATGCCCGCCGAAATTCGGGAATGGTTGGAGCACTTGCGAAAAACCGAAGAAGCTCGGCAGCGACTCTGCATGGGTCAAATCGGCGAGTTCACGGTGACGATGACCAAGCTCCAGGTTGCCGGTGCCGCTGACATGCTCAAAGACATGATGGGGGGCGACGAAACCGCTTTGCAAGAAGAACCGCAGGAGCCCTCCTCTACAACCGAAGTGCATCAGGCATTTGAATCTGCACAGAAAGATTGGCGAGAGCTTCGGGCGCATTTTGAATCCAAAATTCCTCCTCGCGAATGTGAAGCGGCGGCGGATGCTTACAACGTGGCTCTGAGCGAAACCAGCGGGATGATGCTCGACCTAATGTCGGCACTCGATCGCGCGGTTTCTGGTACCGATGAAGACAAGCAGGCCGTCGTTGGCGAGCTGAGCAAGATGAAAGGTAGTAGCAAGGCGATCGATGAAGCAGGCGGGAAAACCGACGCTGAAGTGCAGGCGATTTGCGATCATTACAAGGTCCGCAAATGGTTTGGCATCGCGTCGGATATTGGCGGCGGCGGTCTATTCAACGGTACAGGGATAGGGTTTTGA
- a CDS encoding PilZ domain-containing protein has product MVSRLENLKDLIHIEVPGAPSVRAKVESFTDDEICMTTESALPPAFVKGQFFICRVYASGHPIQFSSSCIEIGAADSEGIIKFRVSMPQELIRRDARAYVRIDAPRINPLPVQLHLGGQTARGSIVDVSHSGFQVELSPLESILTDLGQTGSFEMEFQGELLEFPIVVMWRRDLQLGVLLPEMGSVSERDLSHKWLDVVRYCLLQQLTRASIYDTVVTEA; this is encoded by the coding sequence GTGGTTTCTCGATTAGAGAATCTCAAAGACTTGATTCACATCGAAGTGCCTGGTGCTCCTTCGGTGCGTGCAAAGGTGGAATCGTTTACAGACGATGAGATTTGCATGACTACCGAATCGGCATTGCCGCCTGCATTTGTGAAAGGCCAGTTTTTCATTTGCAGGGTCTATGCCTCGGGCCATCCTATTCAGTTTTCTTCGAGCTGTATCGAGATCGGAGCAGCGGACTCGGAAGGAATCATCAAGTTCCGAGTTTCCATGCCGCAAGAATTGATTCGGCGCGATGCCAGAGCCTATGTGCGAATCGATGCGCCGCGGATCAATCCATTGCCGGTTCAACTCCACCTTGGAGGACAAACCGCGCGCGGATCGATCGTGGATGTCAGCCACTCTGGCTTCCAGGTCGAGCTCAGTCCGCTGGAATCGATCTTGACCGACCTCGGCCAAACTGGGAGCTTCGAGATGGAATTCCAGGGCGAATTGCTCGAATTTCCGATCGTGGTGATGTGGCGGCGCGACCTACAACTCGGCGTATTGCTGCCTGAGATGGGATCCGTGAGCGAACGCGACCTCAGCCACAAGTGGTTGGATGTGGTGCGCTATTGCCTGCTGCAACAGCTGACTCGCGCCAGCATTTACGATACCGTCGTTACCGAAGCCTAG
- a CDS encoding SprT-like domain-containing protein, with product MSELDPLARALLSELCQKFPVGREIGLHWKRYRTTAGTANYRHFVISLSPIVITDEEKLRSTLIHEYAHLLAYARAGRKGAGHGSAWQQAMRDLGAEPRVTHSYPVQRNQSRQVVEYRCVKCGFSFEKKRRFPKRRKYIHRDCGGLIQFVQIRAEISESEVA from the coding sequence TTGAGCGAGCTTGACCCGTTAGCGAGAGCACTTCTCTCGGAGCTCTGCCAGAAATTCCCAGTCGGCCGCGAAATTGGTCTGCACTGGAAGCGGTACCGAACTACAGCCGGGACGGCAAATTACCGCCACTTTGTTATCTCACTCAGCCCGATCGTGATCACCGACGAAGAGAAACTGCGCTCGACGCTAATCCACGAGTACGCGCACTTGCTAGCTTATGCACGTGCGGGCAGGAAGGGCGCAGGTCATGGATCAGCGTGGCAACAAGCGATGAGAGACTTGGGCGCCGAGCCGAGGGTCACACACTCCTATCCGGTCCAACGAAATCAATCGCGCCAAGTTGTTGAATATCGCTGTGTAAAGTGCGGATTCTCGTTTGAAAAGAAGCGCCGTTTCCCCAAGCGGCGAAAGTATATTCACCGGGATTGCGGCGGACTGATTCAATTTGTACAAATCCGTGCTGAAATCTCTGAGTCCGAAGTCGCGTAG